In Eulemur rufifrons isolate Redbay chromosome 29, OSU_ERuf_1, whole genome shotgun sequence, one DNA window encodes the following:
- the LOC138377139 gene encoding protein lifeguard 2-like gives MDLEVSEPIDFSSGDHQQLVRKAANKNTQSKSGQHNPPASSRPQETRRDAPLTDAEKSNTYVVQITDDSTQDESTTNLSSPFSDASVRRNFITKVFLILSVQLLVTAAIISVFVFWNGLREWVKANPWFTYVTFPAFFVVLIILTCCGKLLRHVPVNYIFLGLFTVLQGLMLGAVTSFYKVHEVLWATAATTLVTLALTLFALQTKWDFTLLHGMLFVLTIVLIVYGIFLIFLPAYWLHLLYAGLGTVIFSLYLVMDVQLMMGGRHRYSLDPEEYVFAALNIYLDLINLFLFILQLVAHGR, from the exons ATGGACTTGGAGGTCAGTGAACCAATAGACTTCAGTTCTGGAGATCATCAACAACTGGTTCGGAAAGCAGCAAATAAAAACACCCAGTCTAAATCTGGTCAGCACAACCCACCTGCTTCATCCAGGCCACAAGAAACTCGAAGAGATGCACCCTTGACGGATGCTGAGAAATCGAATACCTATGTGGTACAAATTACAGATGACAGCACCCAAGATGAAAGCACTACTAATTTATCCTCTCCATTCTCAGATGCATCTGTCCGCAGAA ATTTCATTACAAAAGTGTTCCTCATCCTGTCAGTTCAGTTGTTGGTCACTGCGGCAATAATTAGCGTGTTTGTTTTTTG gaACGGTTTAAGAGAGTGGGTGAAGGCAAACCCCTGGTTCACCTATGTAACCTT CCCGGCATTTTTTGTTGTACTGATTATACTCACTTGCTGTGGGAAACTTCTCCGCCACGTGCCTGTGAATTACATTTTCCTGGGATTGTTT acGGTTCTTCAAGGCCTGATGCTAGGAGCCGTAACAAG TTTCTATAAAGTCCATGAAGTATTGTGGGCAACAGCAGCAACCACTCTGGTGACACTGGCTCTCACTTTATTTGCTCTACAAACAAAA TGGGATTTTACCTTGCTACATGGAATGCTGTTCGTTTTGACCATCGTCCTTATAGTCTATGGAATTTTCTTAATCTTCCTACCAGCATAT TGGCTGCATTTATTGTATGCTGGACTCGGAACTGTGATCTTCTCACTT tACCTGGTGATGGATGTGCAGCTCATGATGGGAGGGCGACATCGTTACTCCCTGGACCCTGAAGAGTATGTTTTTGCTGCCCTAAACATCTACTTGGACCTCATCAAcctcttcctctttattttacaACTGGTTGCACACGGGCGGTAA
- the GATAD1 gene encoding GATA zinc finger domain-containing protein 1, producing MPLGLKPTCSVCKTTSSSMWKKGPQGEILCHHCTGRGGAGGGGAGSGAAGGTGGSGGGGGFGAATFASTSAAPPQSNGGGGGKQSKQEIHRRSARLRNTKYKSAPAAEKKVSTKGKGRRHIFKLKNPIKAPESVSTIITAESIFYKGVYYQIGDVVSVIDEQDGKPYYAQIRGFIQDQYCEKSAALTWLIPTLSSPRDQFDPASYIIGPEEDLPRKMEYLEFVCHAPSEYFKSRSSPFPTVPTRPEKGYIWTHVGPTPAITIKETVANHL from the exons ATGCCCCTGGGCCTGAAGCCCACCTGCAGCGTCTGCAAGACCACGTCGTCCTCCATGTGGAAGAAGGGCCCGCAGGGGGAGATCCTCTGCCACCACTGCACGGGCcggggcggcgcgggcggcggggGCGCCGGCTCGGGGGCGGCCGGCGGGACGGGGGgcagcggcggcggtggcggcttCGGCGCGGCGACCTTCGCCAGCACCTCTGCCGCCCCTCCTCAGAGCAACGGGGGCGGGGGCGGCAAGCAG AGTAAGCAGGAAATTCACAGGAGGTCTGCTCGGCTCAGAAACACTAAATACAAATCTGCTCCAGCTGCTGAAAAGAAAGTTTCCActaaaggaaaagggagaagacacatttttaagttaaaaaat cCCATCAAAGCTCCTGAGTCAGTCTCCACCATAATCACTGCAGAATCAATCTTCTACAAG GGAGTGTATTACCAAATCGGTGACGTCGTTTCTGTGATTGATGAACAAGACGGAAAGCCGTACTATGCTCAGATCCGGGGTTTCATCCAGGACCAGTACTGTGAGAAGAGTGCAGCACTGACGTGGCTCATTCCCACTCTCTCTAGCCCCAGAGACCAGTTTGACCCCGCATCCTATATCATAG GGCCAGAAGAAGATCTTCCAAGGAAGATGGAATACTTGGAATTTGTTTGTCACGCACCTTCCGAGTATTTCAAGTCACGGTCATCACCATTCCCCACAGTTCCCACCAGACCAGAAAAGGGCTATATATGGACTCACGTTGGACCCACTCCTGCAATAACTATTAAGGAAACAGTTGCTAACCACTTGTAG